DNA from Ammospiza caudacuta isolate bAmmCau1 chromosome 6, bAmmCau1.pri, whole genome shotgun sequence:
ctccccatcATTTCTCTCCTTCTTACAGCTCCAATGAAGAGATTGCTGCCATGATTCAGAAAGGGGACAGATCCAAGCTGGATGCTGAGATACTGAGACAGCTGCTTAAACTGCTGCCTGAAGACCAGGAGGTATCTATTAACGTGTCATTCTGGTGGAGTTCAGCTCAAAATATTTGCACTGCTAAAGCAAGAAGCTATGACTGGATCCCACACCCTTCTGCAGCCTCTAGGTCAATGAAATTCCAAGGCAGAGTGGTGGGAAGTCCATCCCAGCATCCTGGCCTCTTCACACTAAGGTTAAGCAAGAACATGTTGGGAGGCTCAACACAGGTGCAGACAAAGTGCTGCTCTCTGTCCTGTTATTTTAATTAAGTGGATGAAGCACAGTAGGATTTGTAGACTTAGGTGAATAGAGAGCCTTTCAGAGCAAGTTTcaaaaaggaggaagggaaagggcCCATCTTTTTGAAGGCTTTCTGGGTGCCTGTGCATTATAGCTCCCTGAATCTCTGCCTACAGGTCAGGAATTCATCCTAGGAGATGCTGTATAAAGGTAAAAGGCCTTCCAGTCAAAACAAAACCTACATGTTTGCCCTTGCAAACCAGTTCATATGTAGAATTTATTGTTCATCTGCTTCATTCCCATTGCCTGTGCATACAGCAAGTTCAGAAAATCTAGTTACATGCCTATAAGAAGAAACCAGAAATGTTTGATGGTTATTTTCCCTGTTAAATTAAATTGTGTGGttattttgctcttttattCCCTGTTAGATAAATAGCCTGAAatcttacaaaaaagaaaaatcacagctGGCAAATGCAGATCAGTTTTACCTCCATCTTTTGGAAGTTCCCAGGTAAGCAAAATCCTCCTTATCTCTTTCCATGAGTGTGGTTCTTACAAGCCTTGTCCATAAAAATTAAGACCTCTGTTTCTTGTGCTAGAGGGATGTTCCTGACATCCAGTCTTCAGGACAAACCATCTGACTGCTATTTGTAGACCTtgcatgagattttttttttttccttcttaaaggCCAGAGAGACTTTCAGACACCTTTGGCAAACCACAGTTAAAATAACCTTGGTATGAAAAAACCCTTGACTGCTGAGCAGCTATTCCTGTGTGGAGCTGCAGACTGAATCCTGTCACCAGGCTGCTGATTCACTCCACCCCTGGGCTACAGATCCCAGTTCACCCACTGGAGAGCCCACAGAGCCAAGAGTGAAtcacagcagtgcctgtgctctCACCACCTCCCCAGCTTTTACCAAGGCAAATGAGGTGCACACAGAGAACTCAGAGCTGCTCACAAAAAGATGGTGATATATTATAATTAATAGCAGTAGCCCTCCATAAATATGAACAGTTGCCATGACACAACCAGAGACACTTTTTTGAAAATGTGGTGGTGAAAATGGggcttttcattttctcaaaCTTCTAGCTAGATTTAAAACTACtttataaaatgttttccttccacAATATTAATCCATGATGAAGCATAAATGTTATTAAATGACATCACtgctaaaatatttcaaatttgtTTGTGAAGTTAAAAAGAACTGTGAAGTTAAAAATCCTGGCTAGTGTTGCCCAGGAATTGTAAAAAATTATGGTCTCATTATGCAAGGTAGTCACTGCCAGATGTCAGTCCAGCATTGCTTTCTGAAAGAGGAGATGATAATAGTTTCTAGGACATCTTTGGAAATATCTGTCTTTGATTTATTTATAATCCAGTTCTCATGTCAGAGCATTAAGGAGACCATAAGAATGTTGGTACTGTGCTTTGCCTAAAATGGATGATGCTCTTACTGAACACAAGTCAATTAATCAGGCCCATGGGGTTTGTTTTTCGTGGtgtttgttgtggttttttccaCTGATCTCTTTTTAGCTACCAGCTGAGGATTGAATGTATGCTGATTTGTGAGGAAACAAAAATTCTTCTGGAGTGTCTGTGGCCAAAAGCACAAGCCATCAGGACAGCCTGTGAAAGTAAGTACATCAGTGCTGCCTGGCTTCAGCCACTTTACTGGATTACCATCAGTGGCAGCCTATGCTATAATCTAATCAAAATTAACCTTTTAATTGCTGAATGTGTAGAAAACATCAAAATGATTCTTAAATTCCTGCTCCTAGAATACATTCTGAAAAATTGCAGTTTGTGCTGTTCTGCTCTGAAGGAGTAGTTCTGAAGAGAAACAAGGAAATTTCCTTCatcagaaaaatcacagaatagtttgggttggaaatggCCTTCAAGATGATCCcattccaacctccctgccatggtcaggaACACCTTGCACTAgaccagcttgctcagagccctgctcaatctggccttgaacacttccagggttcacagaatcatttaggttggaaaggatctCTAAGATCACTGGGTCCAACCTTTAACTCATCAACACCTTATCAACTAAACCTTAACTCTAAGTGCCAAGTTGTTTCTTGAACACCTTCAGGAATGGTGACTGCCTCCCTGGGCACTTCATTCCACTGCTtaaccactctttctgtgaataattcctcctgatgtccaacctgaacctcaCCTGGTGCAGCTTGAATTCTCTCCTCCTggcagtgggagaagaggctgaacTCCCTCTGACAGCAACTTTTCAGCAGTAAGGTCTCTCCTGAGATGGAGGTGTCAGTCCCAGATCCTGGATAAGTTACATTTTTGTGTGCTGAGGAGATTTTTGTCCATAACAATGGAtcaatttcagtttttcctgtaGTGTGCACTGATGCTTAGCTCTGTGGTGGAGCAGGACACAGTGACATACCAGAATCTGATGTGGCTGCCAGAAAAAGGCATCCCAGATGATGTTCACCAAGATTTCAGGAGTCTCCTCCACCCAAAATTAGCCCTGATTTTAGTTTTGTCTCTTTATTGAAGATGCTCTTGCATTCCAGCTTCAGTTCAATGGTTTCAGAGAGTCATTGATCTCCTGTTAAACACTTAAACTGAAAAATTTTATGTTTACACACACATAACAGGGCTATACCTGGATGTCTGATGTCAGTGCTGTGGTTACTCTGTGTGGGGGTGCAATCAACAGCTCTCTGTAGTCCCACCCTGACATCTCTGCTCCCCCTCCATCCCATGGGGAGGGTCAGAGTTTCTGTTCTAATTCTGCCAAAAACTTTATTCTTACCCCAGATTCTCCTGAGAAAATGTGCAtcttttcattatcattctcaCTAACAATGATGACAAGGCACAAAGCCCTTTTCTTAACTCGAATAATATGTGCTGGGAATGAGGACTATAGACTTTCACAAGTTTATACACTTTCTTGTATGTGGTTCTCCTTCATAAGGCAGCTGCAGGGTTGACACATCTATACTCCAAACTTAATGGAAAAACTAGTTTTCCATCTActtgtaaagaaaaaatcacGATAGAAAGTTACTCATTTGACTTTCATTCAGctgatttatttctgtgctggtaTTTTTCCAAATCCATAATAATGGTTTGACATAATCTTGGATGAAAATTTTGTTACCATCACTGTCAAACCTAATGAAAATTCTATTTcagataatttaatttaatttattgaaaaTGTCTCTCTTATTTTTTAGCAATTCTTACTAGTCACCGACTGCCAGTGTTCTGCCAATTGATTCTTAAAGTTGGAAACTTTCTGAACTATGTAAGTAAAATGATTTCTTTACTTGTTTATTCTAAAGATAACAGAAAATAATGCAAGACTTGAAAActgaaggaaggaatttttttctgtatcttcCAGGGGCGTCACACTGGAGATGCTGGAGGTTTTAAAATTAGTGCCTTGCTCAAACtaacagaaacaaaagcaaaccaaaacaacattACTCTGCTTCACCACATTTTGGAGGTACAAAAAAACTGAGATATTAATTTTGTGTGcattattctcaaatattaattcCCCAGAAGCTGAGGGGCTTTTACCTCAGTAATACTCCACTATAGGTACCTGGAGGGtgaggctctgtgctgggaataCCATTAAAACTTTTCCACAGCTCTCTGTGCAGATGAGATCAATCCATACACAGTCATATTTAGGGTGGAAACACTAGGTTTCCTTCCTCAAGTTCACTTGACAAGTCTGCTTGCtggtttctttctcttcttcaaCTGCTCCCTTGTGTTGACACATATCCCAAATGCATCTgtcaaataaaatttatttttgtggtatgaAGACAAAATCTCAGGTCAGCCTGCACACTGTGGCAGCCCATGGGATGTCAGCCTGAGCATTTTAAATGagtctcttcctttctttctaaCTCCCTGTGGATGCCAACATGAGAAAAAGAATGAACAAGACTAAATTTATCCCTACACTTATAAGAACGAAAATGAAGTGTTAAGTTTTCAGTCCTGATGTTGTCCAGCTGAAAACTTTTCATGCTCTTTGACAGTCTGTATAAGATaatcatttttttctcttcaatttTAGGAGGTtgaaaaaaaacacagagatctcctgcagcttcccagagATCTTGACTTTGTTTCCAAGGCAGTGGGGTAGGACattattgtttgtttttgtcATGTATGGATTGCCAAGCTCTTTAAAGCCAGCAAGGAGCTGACTCATTTTATGGTGCTGTAATAAGGTCACAGGATTTCTCTGCTGTAGGAGAGAGTTGTTCCCTTCAACACCAAAGTGTTGAAATTTTCATAGTTCAGCCCGGTTAAGACTTTTAGGTGGGGCTCagtgtgatttttctttctgtggatCCAGTACTACTTTAGAGGAAAACTGTGTAGATAGTGAAATTCCCTCATTTTCAAGAACCAGATTCTTCTTCTACATATTGCAATAAAAACATATCGTCCCTGAGGTTTCTCAGtcagttcaagaagtgtttgggcAATATTTTTGGGACACAAAATGTGACTCTTGGGGAaagtcctgtgcagagccaggagttggacttgtTAGTCTCCCTTCCAATTCAGCACATTCTGTCATTTTTAGGTGAAATCCCATCTGAAGGTACAAAGCTTATGTAAGAAGGGAATGATTGGTGTGGTTTAGTGGCAACTGGGGGGAACCTCAGGACTCTCAGAGTTGACTATCAGCATGTGTTTCTAATATATGAGggtagaaagaaaaaacctgTTTCTGGAGACTTTTGACTTTCTCCCATGTGTCAGAAAGCCTCATGGGTCTATCACCAGCTTTTTCCCTTTAACTCAAAGGAATCACATGGAGATATGTTCAGTTACACCAATCAGAATCCACATTTGTAGCACCAGGATCAACATTTTTAATCCTGTTATGAATTCAGAGGATTCACAGGAACCTTGTAGTGATTTAGATTTCATTGTAACTCAAAGGAGTAACTTTTAAATCTGCCAGTGGATTGACATTTATTATGTAGCTGCTACATAatttttgaaagtattttaattCCATAATTTAATTCCTGTGGGTTTTGTGAGTTAGCTTTGCAGAAGCTAAACTGAATGTTGTTTCaatcattaatttctttttggaTTGTGTCATGACAGAAATACATTTCTTGACTGAAACTAGATCTTGCTGGCCAAGAATATAGATGTACTCTTTGTATAAAGTAATTGCCCTCTACTTCAGTCAAACTCTCAAACTTACAAAATTGATTTGCTAACCAACCTGTGGAGAACTGTGCATGGTGCAAATCCTGCAAGGGGCTCTCCTAATGCTGCTCACATCTGGATGCAGTGTGAAACACCAAGCCAGGTTTTGCTGATTCAGTAAATTTTGTCTGGCACAGAGAGTAGTTCAGAACTCCAGATGATGTTGGTTTGGCAGTGGTTGTGTTTGGATCTCCACACAAGCTAAAGTAACACTGAGAGGAGATACAATTTTGGCCTATAAATAGACTGGAGAGAAAAGGCAAGGAGGGAAAAGAACCGGCTACATAAGGACAGTGTTGGCACAGGGGAGATGAGCTTGTGTTGCCTATGAATAAAAACAGGCTGGAATTTTCTTGGAGTTTTTTGAATGCTAGGACAGTGAGGTTCTTCCACAGTCCATCCAGGGAGGTAGTGAGGGCAAAAGCACAGAGTCTTTCTTAGATGAGGATTTGTGCAcatgaaaaaaagcatttatacAGAAAAGAACTACCTGCAAAAGCTGGGCTGGACAATTAATTCCATGTTCATTTGCAGAGATGATAATGTTTATAATAACCTTTTAAGTTGATGCAAACAAAAGACTGACCCCTTCAATGTCCTGTCCCTTTTGTGGACCTTTCAGAATCCACTTTGATGCCATGCAGGCCGAGGCAGGTGCCAATTTGAAGAAACTGCTGGAAATagagaaacatttatttttgtcGACGGatgatttaaaaatacagcatgGAAAATCTGTGCAAGTAGGTAATGTGAGTGTGACACATTTCCCATATTTCTTCCTAAGCACTCTCTTCTTAAAGGCTGTGTAATTCAGGTTACAACTGGACATAAAGCCCTGTGGGAAAGGGGTCATTACTACCCTCCCACTGTGCCCCAAAAGATAAGAGTATCCCAGATTTTCCTCAATTATTTTAATGTGGTACTGGGATATGGAAACAGCTGATGACCAGACAGATTTTTCTGTGGGTAAAAGAAAGGAAGGCCCTAAAAATGAAATGTAGGCTGCAACTATAAATGTGTAcagtgcagcacagaaatgttttgtCTCACTGTGctttgtggggggaaaaaagtggacAGATTTGCAATatgcttttccctcccctccacCAAAACTATATTTCCTACCATCTTAGATTTTCATATACTCAGAATGGGTCACTTAACTAAAGCTGTAATGTAGAAATCCTGGTGCTGCATGTCCCTTGCTCAGTCATCCCAGGTTGTGCCACATTTCCACATGATTGTATGATGAAATGAGGGAAAATGCAGATTAttcaattcagaaataaatatcACGCATTGTGGACCAGTCTTTGTTGtcagttttttaaaaactgactGCTCTCTGTTAAGTGGCTGAAATCTTCTGGGCAGCTGAGAATATGCTACTTTTTAATATgcataaattatattaaaaaatgtgtCTCAGGGCAGCCTCAATGCTTCAAAGGACCTGCAGAAGGAATTTGCCACCAttgaaaagaagaaggaagaactTGCAGATTATCTTTGTGAAGACCGAAAAAAACTGTCTTTGGAAGATGTATTCAGCACAATGAAGACATTCAGAGAGATCTTCCTCAAGACCTTACAGGTAGTTTGCCCTTGTGGCTGTTTAGAATTAAGTtgagaattttttatttattaaatcaagcaataatttctatttttttctactcTAAGCTGGGCAATGTAACCCTGGTTGCAGAAGTAAATGAAGGTAAATTTATGTGCTTGcaaactgcagcagaaaatgagGCTGTGGGCACATATaaaatttggggcttttttggttttttgtggggtttagGTTTGTTGGCTGGTTGCTAGttgcttggtttgtttttgtttggtttttttttttttggggggggggggaacaggttgggattttttgctgTTGAGAACAGTTTAAGTAATTTCTCCCACTGACAATTATTAACCAAACCTCAGTGTAATAGGATCTCTGTGGCATGTGAAAGAATGAGCAACCTGACATGCTTTATAGACTTTGGTGATAGCCAAAAGGTAAATTTTCCAATAGGCAGAAGGTGTGTTTATGTGCTGGTATTTCATTGTACTAGTTAGCTCCCAAGAGTGTGTTTTGTGTTCCAAAAATCCCTTCCAAATCTCCCAATGGATTCTATTTCTTAACTTATAGGACTTTACTCCTTGCAATGAGGAGTAAGAGAGCAGCAACTTCACCATAAAAATTTTCTAGAGCACCTTCCAATTTGTAAACTCTCTAGTAAAGCTCTATTTCATTTCCCTTACCACACACTTCACACCTGGACTAAAGTCCTTCCTTTAGGGTTTTCTTAATGCCAGTGGCTTCACATTCATACACATTTAACAGCAAGAATCACCAGATCCTGTGCTGACTCCAGGAGAGCCCCAGCCTGGATAAACCTTCTGTAGAGAGAGCCATATGCATTGCAAGAAGAACTGCAAGAAcacagacagctctgctgccaagAGAGAGCTTCAGGGCAGATCATGGATCCAGATGAAAACAATCAAGTTTCTGAGGAAGTTACAGAAgatgaaaggcaaaaaataTATCCCCTACTGTTCCCACTACGTGCTTCTCCATCAAAGCACTGAGCTGAAATTTTCCAAGCAATGCAGCTACCTGGACTCTGAAAAGATGAGATACTGCCACAGAGAGTCTGGAAAATTAACTCTATGAAGCACAGATGTTTTGGCAATAGGCTTGATCCTTAAAGTTCCTACAATCTAGGtatgaagaaaagaatgaagAGAGCCAAGAACATAATGGGTCAGCATCTGTGCAGAGCTATACTGGAACTTAACTGTGAAGGGAGTTTCAGCAATGGCAGTTCTTTCAAGAAACAGTCCCAGTAAAGGTTATGAGTGTCCTAGTACAGCTGCAGGAGACTCAAACTACATTTCTGGGTGCTTTTTTCTCACACCCAGGTCAGAGCAACTAGAAAGAAGCTTCTTTTTATATCCCAAAATGAAAACTCCTTTTCATCTTATTTTGAGTTCCATTTCTCAGCAGCACCTCACCTCAAAGGTACCACAGCTATCAGCCATGTTGTCTGCACCTCTCTTCCACTGCAGACCTAGAATTAATCTCCTCTTCTCTTGCTTGCTTTCTCACTATCACCTGAAAAAAGATACTATTTGTAGTATCTTTTTGTACTTGAAAACAGCCACATGCTGAAAAGCTgaaggttttaatttttaaagcatcttttttttctgtgattttgattTTTACACAAGAATTAGCCGCAGGCATCATCTCTTCCCAGTGCCATTTATTTTAAGCTTTACTGCTAAGGTGTAACTTTTATTTTGAGATGAGTCTTCTGTGTAAAGCAGGTCTCTTAGCACTGCCAAAATTGTTAGTGCTATCTTTCCATTCCCACATCAAATAAGAAGGGAAATAGTTTCGATAAATAGTGATTCTTGATGTCTCCTAAGCTTATCtacagagatttggggtttgttaCTTTGTTCAAACAAAATCTTTCTTCCTTCCATGAGGATTCTTTCTCATCCCTTATCCTTCAGATAACAAAAAATTGAGTTACACAAGTGGAATTACTTTAATAAGACTCTGCCATCTTTCTCTCCATCTACCtggaggaaaaaagcccaaatcaACAAAGCCTTTCCAAATACCCAAATGATATCCAAAACTGACACAGTGCAAGGAAGCAAGGGAACTGGCTTGTCACCCAGGGCTGATGACTGTTTCACCAGttctcaaaaaataaaagaagcagatggcaggaggaaggagacaGGGAGAAAATAGCTCCTCAGctcaaagacaaaaaatcagaaatggaGTTTTGCTGAGAACTGAATGGCAAAATTGTGGGGAAAATAATCACTGCGTGATTATAGGGGATTGTGGGAAACATTTGATCTCCCTCAGCATTTGCAGCTGTTCATAGAAGGGAACTCCCAGCCAAGAGATGGTCTAAtctcaggaaaaggagaagaatgTTCCACAGAATCTGCTCTAGGAAGCATTCAGTTGATAGCAGAGGTTATACAgacagctctgcacagggatAGCTCCTCTGTGTCCCTCGCCTAGGACAGCCacactggagcagctgctcctctgtaGGGTGCGTGTGGTGTTGGAACAGGATGTGCTTTAGATACCGTGGGGATAAACAGTTGTCCTGGAGCATCTTTTAATTCAAAATTCAAGCAAGTATCTAACATCCCACAAAGTGCCAATCCAAAGTGACTCCCTCTTTCACCAAATctcatccctgcagctgccttcaCTAATCCAGGAAGGTGGAGAAGGGATTGTGAGTATTCATTCCTCTGCCCTACTACCACTGTACCTTTTGGGGCTTTCTTGTGTTGAAGAGACTTGAAGTGTGTTTACATTGAATTGTtattttgtttgggggtttttttacagtttttctgaagaaaaatttgGTTCAGGCTTGCTCAATTGATCAATTTATTCCTAATGTGTTTTAGCTTGTTCTCACTACTGTGTGTGCTGTTCAATAAGCAGAACAACACATCTCTGAATTCGCCTCCTTTATTTCTTATGGCATATTACATAGAGACATTCTCCCAGGGCCCACAAATCTGCAAGTCTCCCAGTAGCCATAGTATCTCAAAGATGTTATGCTAAGACAGCAGGAATTCATCAGGCAAGCACATAGGAGCCCTATACTGATGGAATCTTCTAGCCTCTCATAAAACTTCACCCATTCTTTCAGAAGCACCCTCTATTTGGAGCTAATGgatcattttctttctctgtcaaGAGTTcacagattttttccttttcaaacagattttttcctATATTTCAAACAGATTAACTGTTAGTGCTCAcaagttttctttgtttgatCCTAGATTTTTACTTACTATAAAGGCTGATTCTATAAACTTGTGCACATTTTCTTGGACTTGTTCAGCTCATCTTATGGAAATAGTGGCAGATGATCCATAGCAATCAAACAGATTTATCACTATTGTGGGAAATTGTATTTTCTGCTTCAAACTCTCTGCAAAGCAGACCACACATGTCTCATCAAAAATCACCAAATCATCAGCATCTTCCTGGATGTTATTAGGTTTTGTCATATGACACAGCAGCCTATTAAGTACTCATCTACCTGCAATGTGTAGATTAACTACTCACTGGTTGCAATCAAAAGCAGGCAAGCTTCCAGGTGGGATGGCAATGTTCTGGTGACAAATGCAGCTGTGGAACAAGAACTGCAGGAGCATTtaagaaaatggattttatcATCTTTATGTTATACTATAGTTATCTCAGTTGTTCAGAACTACCTTCTCCCACTGTTGTGCTAGTTATCAAAAGCCAGGAATACTCTTCCACTGAATAATCATCTTCTTTTGCTAGCAGTAATCATTCCaatcctttttcttcctccattaattttattattctggtaccagcagctctgtggaaacCAGAATCCTGCCTATCTACATAAATCCCAAAAGGATTTATGCCATTCTGGCAATTGTGTGAGTGGTACCAATCAACATCCAGCCTGGACTCTGGCCCTGAACTGCAGTGCAGAAATACTACTGGCAAATTTAATGAGAGCCTGAAGAGAAACTGTGAATTGCTGTTTAACACAGCTGAACAGCTCCTGAAAATTCTGGTAGAAATCCCTGAATA
Protein-coding regions in this window:
- the LOC131559058 gene encoding inverted formin-2-like isoform X3 — encoded protein: MGPGQTMESLLSSMHCSNHPKTVPRRSVPKVNKCTQVNMDLEEKKSSADLSLSRQSEHSPGSTSPTQKDSSSSPQQSVMPALLPQLPPPPPLPPGGKVPLPPVSTPGMSAPSLPSPQPCSTPGCSHPACSCGEQPQARKTPTLRMKVLHWQKLPCDVVRQSHSIWAVMPSSSKELVEPDYASLELLFSVPSRIPMEKTGPKIKKTKEITFIGPKKSLLLSIFLKQFKCSNEEIAAMIQKGDRSKLDAEILRQLLKLLPEDQEINSLKSYKKEKSQLANADQFYLHLLEVPSYQLRIECMLICEETKILLECLWPKAQAIRTACETILTSHRLPVFCQLILKVGNFLNYGRHTGDAGGFKISALLKLTETKANQNNITLLHHILEEVEKKHRDLLQLPRDLDFVSKAVGIHFDAMQAEAGANLKKLLEIEKHLFLSTDDLKIQHGKSVQGSLNASKDLQKEFATIEKKKEELADYLCEDRKKLSLEDVFSTMKTFREIFLKTLQENQERKEQAAKSEKRKKWFKGEDAKRLKGEYGKCHTFSN
- the LOC131559058 gene encoding inverted formin-2-like isoform X2 translates to MGPGQTMESLLSSMHCSNHPKTVPRRSVPKVNKCTQVNMDLEEKKSSADLSLSRQSEHSPGSTSPTQKDSSSSPQQSVMPALLPQLPPPPPLPPGGKVPLPPVSTPGMSAPSLPSPQPCSTPGCSHPACSCGEQPQARKTPTLRMKVLHWQKLPCDVVRQSHSIWAVMPSSSKELVEPDYASLELLFSVPSRIPMEKTGPKIKKTKEITFIGPKKSLLLSIFLKQFKCSNEEIAAMIQKGDRSKLDAEILRQLLKLLPEDQEINSLKSYKKEKSQLANADQFYLHLLEVPSYQLRIECMLICEETKILLECLWPKAQAIRTACETILTSHRLPVFCQLILKVGNFLNYGRHTGDAGGFKISALLKLTETKANQNNITLLHHILEEVEKKHRDLLQLPRDLDFVSKAVGIHFDAMQAEAGANLKKLLEIEKHLFLSTDDLKIQHGKSVQVGNGSLNASKDLQKEFATIEKKKEELADYLCEDRKKLSLEDVFSTMKTFREIFLKTLQENQERKEQAAKSEKRKKWFKGEDAKRLKGEYGKCHTFSN
- the LOC131559058 gene encoding inverted formin-2-like isoform X4, with the translated sequence MGPGQTMESLLSSMHCSNHPKTVPRRSVPKVNKCTQVNMDLEEKKSSADLSLSRQSEHSPGSTSPTQKDSSSSPQQSVMPALLPQLPPPPPLPPGGKVPLPPVSTPGMSAPSLPSPQPCSTPGCSHPACSCGEQPQARKTPTLRMKVLHWQKLPCDVVRQSHSIWAVMPSSSKELVEPDYASLELLFSVPSRIPMEKTGPKIKKTKEITFIGPKKSLLLSIFLKQFKCSNEEIAAMIQKGDRSKLDAEILRQLLKLLPEDQEINSLKSYKKEKSQLANADQFYLHLLEVPSYQLRIECMLICEETKILLECLWPKAQAIRTACETILTSHRLPVFCQLILKVGNFLNYGRHTGDAGGFKISALLKLTETKANQNNITLLHHILEEVEKKHRDLLQLPRDLDFVSKAVGIHFDAMQAEAGANLKKLLEIEKHLFLSTDDLKIQHGKSVQVASMLQRTCRRNLPPLKRRRKNLQIIFVKTEKNCLWKMYSAQ